The Centroberyx gerrardi isolate f3 chromosome 12, fCenGer3.hap1.cur.20231027, whole genome shotgun sequence genome has a window encoding:
- the tmem116 gene encoding transmembrane protein 116, with product MSAAGSLEEIFANSSQKNTTGAEDWTEVYEAVRWIQLAMAVLSILGSGSIIVYAASQKLIWTPELQPLFLLSVSDLLLALCWLIGAALFSQHCSSRHADCYHLHTVEQILYMASFFYTLNYVWSLYTSIRSKFQCSTDGFPVQFPTRVTTASKITALVSGLLPVLLMTPVFVQGNISQCYANFSQPYRCLLLHTGALYLTPEQRQQLRACSLLHAYRIAIFLAAFLLTLIGIVMLMGKARHIYRRVVTSSGYLGDRQWSSFRAMDRRMLLYPSVFIFCWGPAVYLAVVWLAAPSAGQGLAGVVLYITQAFTSGSQGFLNCLVYGWTHTHFRSAGRTVLSRDADTQTPLLRSQKRGYHTLRTTG from the exons ATGTCGGCTGCAGGAAGTCTGGAGGAGATTTTTGccaacagcagccagaaaaacACGACAGGAGCCGAAGACTGGACTGAG GTGTATGAAGCCGTCAGGTGGATCCAGCTGGCCATGGCTGTTCTGAG cattCTGGGTTCAGGATCCATCATCGTTTACGCAGCTTCACAGAAACTCATCTGGACGCCCGAG ctgcAGCCTCTGTTCCTGCTCAGTGTGTCGGACCTGCTGCTGGCTCTCTGCTGGCTGATCGGAGCCGCTCTCTTCTCTCAGCACTGCAGCAGCCGACACGCCGACTGCTACCACCTGCACACCGTGGAGCAG ATTCTGTACATGGCTTCCTTCTTCTACACGCTGAACTACGTGTGGAGCCTCTACACGTCGATCAGGAGCAAGTTCCAGTGCAGCACTGATGGATTCCCAGTACAG TTTCCCACCAGAGTGACGACCGCCAGCAAGATCACTGCACTGGTTTCAGG TCTGCTGCCTGTGCTGCTGATGACGCCGGTGTTTGTACAAGGAAACATAAGCCAGTGTTACGCCAACTTCAGCCAGCCATACAG gtgtCTGCTGCTGCACACCGGAGCGTTGTACCTGACCCCggagcagcggcagcagctgcGAGCCTGCAGCCTGCTGCACGCCTACCGCATCGCCATCTTCCTCGCCGCCTTCCTGCTCACGCTGATTGGCATCGTG ATGCTCATGGGAAAGGCCCGGCATATTTACAGGCGGGTCGTGACCTCCAGCGGTTACCTAGGCGACCGGCAGTGGTCGTCCTTCCGTGCGATGGACAGACGGATGCTCCTCTACCCCTCCGTCTTCATCTTCTGCTGGGGTCCAG CGGTCTACCTGGCGGTTGTGTGGCTGGCGGCGCCCTCAGCAGGTCAGGGCCTGGCTGGAGTCGTTCTCTACATCACACAG gcctTCACCTCCGGCTCCCAGGGTTTCCTCAACTGTCTGGTCTACGGttggacgcacacacactttcgcTCCGCCGGCAGGACGGTGTTGTCGCGGGACGCAGACACCCAGACGCCTCTCCTGCGCTCTCAGAAGAGAGGCTACCACACGCTGCGCACCACAGGATAG